In one Rhopalosiphum padi isolate XX-2018 chromosome 3, ASM2088224v1, whole genome shotgun sequence genomic region, the following are encoded:
- the LOC132925425 gene encoding uncharacterized protein LOC132925425 — MADLPAARVQQSRPFARVGVDYAGPLQMREVQLRKSRVYKVYIAVFICFSVKAVHLEVVTELSTEAFLAAFDRFVARRGLPSEIFSDCGTNFIGADKQLQLLINSPDGQCAISQARASCQWHFNPPSAPHFGGLWEAAVRSTKRLLIRTMGTHVLTYEEFTILLTRVEAVLNSRPLTPLTTDPTDLEYLSPGHFLIGQPLLAVSHRLSFESRVNLTQRWKLLDQCHQAFWRRWSTEYLTSLQGRSKWTTEAPNVKVNDVVVIIDNQSPPLAWRLGRILELLPGNDGVVRVVRLLTCHGQITRPVAKIVVLPTQ; from the coding sequence ATGGCAGACTTACCAGCCGCACGAGTCCAGCAAAGTAGGCCGTTCGCGAGAGTAGGGGTTGACTACGCTGGTCCACTTCAAATGCGTGAAGTGCAACTACGAAAATCTCGcgtatataaagtttatattgcCGTCTTCATATGTTTTTCTGTAAAAGCCGTTCATTTAGAAGTGGTCACAGAGTTGTCAACGGAGGCATTCCTCGCCGCCTTTGACAGGTTCGTCGCGCGACGAGGCTTACCGTCTGAAATTTTTTCGGACTGCGGCACTAACTTTATCGGTGCGGATAAACAATTACAGTTATTGATTAACAGTCCGGACGGTCAATGCGCAATTTCACAAGCGCGCGCATCATGCCAATGGCATTTTAACCCTCCGAGTGCGCCACATTTTGGCGGCCTATGGGAAGCTGCGGTCCGGTCGACCAAACGATTATTAATCCGTACCATGGGTACCCATGTACTTACATATGAAGAGTTTACCATCCTGCTCACACGTGTCGAGGCAGTACTTAATTCGAGACCATTGACCCCACTAACCACGGACCCGACTGACCTCGAATACTTGTCCCCTGGACATTTCTTAATCGGGCAACCTCTGTTAGCTGTATCTCACCGATTATCATTCGAATCACGTGTCAACTTAACTCAACGTTGGAAGTTGCTCGACCAATGCCATCAAGCATTCTGGCGACGTTGGTCAACCGAATACCTGACTTCACTTCAAGGGAGATCTAAATGGACTACTGAAGCCCCCAACGTCAAGGTCAACGACGTGGTAGTAATAATCGATAATCAGTCTCCACCGTTGGCATGGCGCCTTGGGCGCATTCTCGAATTATTACCAGGTAACGACGGCGTCGTACGTGTTGTGCGATTGTTAACATGTCATGGCCAAATCACTCGACCGGTTGCTAAAATAGTAGTGTTACCCACCCAATAG